The following nucleotide sequence is from Alteromonas sp. V450.
GGCCATTAGCGGTGGTAGCCTTTACCGTCGCTCTAGTTTCTTGCTAGATAGCTTGGGTAAACAAGTTTTTCCTGAATGGCTTAATATTGAAGAACGTCCGTTCATTAAAGGCGGCTTAGCAAGCTCAAGCTTCGATAACGAAGGCGTGGCATGCTCTGACATGACCATTGTAGATGCGGGTAAACTGGCCACATATCTTTATACCACTTACTCGTCGCGCAAATTAAACACCCGCTCGAATGGCCACGCTGGTGGTATTCATAACTGGCTAGTAGGCGATACTGGCCATAGCGACGCCGAATTGCTTAAAGAAATGGGCACAGGTTTGTTTGTAACCGAGCTGATGGGGCAGGGCGTTAACGGTGTGACAGGTGACTACTCACGCGGCGCAGCGGGATACTGGGTTGAAAATGGCATCATCCAATACCCAGTTCACGAGGTAACGATTGCTGGCAACCTTAAAGATATGTTTAAAGGCATTGTGGCAATTGGCGCTGAAAAAGATGTGCGCGGTAGTGTACAGACTGGTTCTGTACTTATTGACCAAATGAAAATAGCGGGAAGTTAGCCCTCGCTTTCTCGAAACGCTGAAGGAGACAGCCCGGTGGACTTCTTAAAGCGTTTCGAGAACGTAAATACATTTGCGTAACCCACATAACTGGCGATATAGGATACGGGCCACTGCGTGCTTAGTAATAAGCTTTTGGCTCGTGTCATACGCAGATGGATAACGTGTTGTTTTGGGCTTCGCCCAAACACTTGTAAGCACAGCCTGTGAAGGTGAGGGGCAGAATAATGGGCTTTCTCACTTAAGCTTTCCATATCCCAATCAAACTGAAGCTGTTTTTCAACTGCAGAAAAAAGGCTGTGTAGTCTGCTTACCTGGCGTCGTTCTTTCTCATCGTGAGTATGTACGTCACTCAAAGGCGCATCAATAATACGATACAGATATTTAGACACAACTTGCATCGCTGAATTTCGATTCTCGACGTCACGCTCTAAATACAAAAGTTCCATTGCATGATGTAGCCCTTCCAGCATGGCGTTTTCTATTATCACCGCGCCACGCTTATTAAATGGTGTCCAGCGTTCGGAGTCTGCCAGGTTTACCCAAATAATATCCCATTGCTCACTGACTATTGTGACTTCGAAACTTTGCCCAGCGGGTAAAATAATTAGCTGTCCTTCAGCTAACAGCATCTCGCCTGAAGGGACACGAAACTTTCCTTGCCCATGTATGCTGTAAAACAAGGTGTGGTTAGGAGGCGAAACGCGACCTACCATATAGTTGCCTGATAAGTTAGAGCATCCTGCTAGTTCAATCTCTAGGTCACTGATTTCAGGCGCGTTACTACTATCAATAAAGCGTTCAAAGCACTTAGGGCCTATGTCTACAATGTCTCTGAAGCTAAGTTGCATAAATGTAAAATGATAGTTTTGGATAAATATATGAAAGATTAGAGCATAAAGGATTTAATGAAAGTTAGCTATATTGCGCTTAACCAAAAAGTAAAGGATATGACATGCTTAATGTTGCGCAAGTAGTGGCTCAAAACGATTGGCAAAACCCGGTTGTATTTCAGAGAAATCGCATCAATGCCCACAGTCCACATCACGGATATAAAACGCTAAAAGACGCATTGCACAATACCAATGCGCAAAAGCGTAGTTTAAACGGTCAGTGGGATTTCCGTTTATTTGAAGCTCCAGCAAACGTACCTGAAAGCCTGCTTTCTAAAACATTAAGTGATGACGAGTCTGCTAATTGGCAGCCTATTGCGGTGCCTTCTAACTGGCAGCTGCAAGGTCACGACAAACCGATTTACTGTAACGTTAAATATCCCTTCGCGGTGAACCCTCCAGTGGTTCCCAAGGAAAATCCAACGGGTTGCTACCGAACAACGTTCAACGTTACCAAGGATGAGTTAAAGCAGCGCAATCATATTGTCTTTGAAGGGGTAAATAGCGCGTTTCACTTGTGGTGCAACGGCGAATACGTAGGCTATTCCCAAGACAGTCGACTACCGGCTGAATTCGATTTGTCCGGCTACTTGGTTGAAGGTGAAAACCGACTAGCGGTAATGGTTATCCGATGGTCAGACGGCAGCTACTTAGAAGATCAGGACATGTGGTGGCTTAGCGGTATCTTCCGCGACGTGAATTTAGTCACCAAGCCTCAGCATCACATTCAAGATGTGTTTGTCACGCCAAGCCTTGACGCGTGCTACCGCGACGCTACGGTTTCAGTTCGTACAGCTATCAATGCGCCGTCTTCATTTAAAGTGGGTATCCAGCTTTTTGATGGCGATAACGCTGTCACCGAACAAGTCATTACCGGCACTAACAATAAGCGTATTGATGAAAAGGGCGGTTGGGATGATGTAGTTTTTCAAACGCTTAATGTGAAAGAGCCCAAACACTGGACTGCTGAAACCCCTAATTTGTACCGCATTGTGGTGTCGCTTATTGATGATCATGGCAACGCCGTCGATGTTGAGGCCTACAATGTTGGTTTTAGAAACGTTGAAATGAAAAACGGCCAGCTATTGGTTAATGGTAAGGCCGTGCTTATTCGCGGGGTAAACCGACATGAGCATCATCAGTTAAAAGGTCATGCGATCAACGAAGATGACATGCTTGAAGACATTAAGCTATTAAAGCAAAACAACTTCAATGCTGTGCGTACTGCACATTACCCTAATCATCCGCGCTGGTATGAGCTTTGTGACGAATATGGGCTTTATGTGGTAGATGAAGCGAATATTGAAACCCATGGTATGTTCCCAATGGGAAGACTTTCTCGCGACCCACTTTGGGCCGGTGCTTACATGGCGCGCTTCACCCAAATGGTCGAGCGAGACAAAAACCACCCTTGTATTATTATCTGGTCGTTAGGTAACGAGTGTGGTCATGGGCCCACCCACGACGCCATGTATGGCTGGGCAAAGTCATTTGACTCATCGCGCCCTGTACAGTACGAAGGCGGCGGCGCTGATACTTCGGCTACCGACATTATTGCGCCTATGTACGCAAGAGTTGATACTGACATTAAGGACGATGCTGTACCTAAATGGGCCATTAAAAAGTGGTTGTCTATGCCGGGTGAAAACCGCCCCGTTATTTTATGTGAGTACGCCCATGCTATGGGTAACAGCTTGGGCAGCTTTGACGAATATTGGAAAGCATTTAAAGAGTATCCGAGCCTTCAAGGCGGCTTTATCTGGGACTGGGTTGACCAAGGGTTAACTAAGTACACTGACAGTGGTGAAGCATACTGGGCTTACGGTGGCGACTTTGGTGATATCGATAACGATCGTCAGTTCTGTATTAACGGATTGCTGTTCCCAGACAGAACGCCACACCCCCACTTGTTTGAAGCAAAGTATTGTCAGCAGCACTTAAGTTTTTCGCTGGTTGAAAAAGACAACAAGTTTGAGCTTTCAGTAAGCAGCGATTACCTGTTTAGACGCACGGACAATGAGTTGTTGCGTTGGCAAGTGCTAGAAAACGGAAAACCGATTGCTGAAGCAACGGGCGAATGCGAAATCGATATAGCGCCACAACAAACACAAACGCTCAGCCTTACCCCAGATATTACGTTTAAAGCAGGCGCTGACTACCACTTAAATATTGATGTGGTACTGGCGAATGACTGCCCGTGGGCGAATGCGGGGCATGTTATGGACACAGCCCAGTTAGCGCTGGTCAATAAGCGTGGAATAGTGTCGTTTTCTTTTGATGATAACGACACAGCTAACGGCACAAGTGAGTTATCAATTGAAGCTCAAGACGGAATGGTGCTGGTACGTGCGCTAAACAACGTATTTAGCTTTAATAGTGAAAGCGGGCTATTAACCTCGTGGCTTCAAGACGCAGAGGAGGCACTTAGCACGCCGCTAGAAGATAACTTCTTCAGAGCGCCGCTAGATAACGACATTGGGGTAAGTGAAGTTGATAATCCCGACCCTAATGCGTGGGAGTCTCGCTGGCGTCGTGCTGGAATTGGTGAATGGACGCGCACTTGCACGGGCGTAAACGTTGAGCAGGGCGCGCAAGACGTGCGCATAACATCGTTATTTGAATATCACCATGTAGAAAAGCTGGTGGCGGCGACTAAATGGATTTATATCGTTAACGCGCAGGCCGAGCTTTCGGTAGAAGTAGAGGTGCTATTAGACGATTCTTTACCGCCGATGCCGCGTATTGGTATGCAAACGGCAGTGCCTGTATCGCAGGAGAATATGCCAGTAACCTGGCAAGGACGAGGGCCGTTTGAGAACTACCCAGATAGAAAAGCGGCGACGCGCTATGGTCACTACACGTTACCTATCAGCGATATGCAAACACGTTATATATTCCCTACAGACAATGGTTTGCGCAGTGACTGTAAAGCGTTGGCTCTTGGCAGCGTAACAGCAAGCGGGCACTTTCACTTCAGCGTAAGTGAATATGGGCAGGCACAGTTAGATGAGGCAAAACACACCTGTGATTTAACACCTCAAGACTGTGTATTTGTGTATATCGATTGTGCGCATATGGGCGTGGGCGGCGATGACTCGTGGAGCCCAAGTACACATAAAGCGTTCTTATTGGAAGAAAAGTACTACCGCTATTCGGTTTGCTTTAATGCCAAAGCCAAATAACACCAAGTGTGAAGAAAAGTGTTCAATCACCAATTATTTGCTTTGATATACCGCGGTATAACCAAGTTATGCCGCCACTAGAAAGGACAAATTGTTTCTAAGCGCTGCTTTGAAACGTATCCGTGTTTCAGCAAAAGTGAAAAAAGATTCAAATACAAAAAAGCCGCTACGTCGCGGCTTTTGTTTAATTCGAAATTTGTTAAGGCAGACTTAGCCGTCTACCTGACCGCAGAAACGGTAGCCCTCACCATGAATGGTGACAATCAATTCTTCGTCTGTTGGATCTGACTCGAAGTGCTTACGAATACGACGAATCGTTACGTCTACTGTACGGTCATTCGGACGAAGTTCACGTCCCGTCATCTCCATGATAAGCTGCTCACGGGTAAGGATCTTACCTGGATTGCTCAAGAAAAGGTGAAGAGCACGGAATTCGCTGCGTGGTAAACGGAACTCTTTTCCGCTAGGTGAAATCAATGAACGGCTATCACCGTCAAGTGTCCAACCGTTAAAGCTTACACGGCTTGGTAAATCGTCGTCTTCTGAAGAGTTGGTAGTACGAGACAGTAAGTTGCGCGCGCGAATAGTCAACTCACGAGGGTTGAACGGCTTAGTCAGATAGTCGTCTGCACCAATTTCAAGACCTAGGATACGGTCAACATCGTTATCACGACCCGTAAGGAAAATGAGGCCCACGTTTTTGCGGTCACGTACTTCACGTGCCAGAATTAGCCCGTTTTTGCCTGGTAAGTTAATATCCATAATCACCAAATTGATAGCGTGATTCTCGAAGAAATCATGCATCTGCTCACCATTTTCGGCTTCAAATACATTATACCCTTCCGCTTCAAATAAACTCTTAAGCGTGGTGCGGGTTACCACTTCATCTTCAACAATTAACACATTTGGCGTCTGCATGGTGTTCTACACTCTTTCTAAAAAAACGATTTAAGCAACTTACTGGTTAAATTTTAATATTCGCACACTTGATTGCAAGTAACTTGTGAATATTCTTACTGTTAAGGTATTGGGGTTAGCCAACAAATATCAAGAAAAGTTCATACTTTATACAGCTAGTCCGATGAATTAGCATTAACAACGGGAAATATAATAACAAATTCCACGCCGTTACCTTCTTCACTCGTCAGCGATATCGAGCCGTTCAATGCTTGAGTCACTAAGTTATACACTAAGTGCATACCCAGCCCAGAACCACCCTGACCGCGTTTCGTTGTTACGAAAGGGTCAAATATTCGCTTGCGAATTTCAGGAGGAATTCCTTTCCCATCATCGGTGTAAACTATCTTAAGTTTACTTTTATTCACTAATTCGGCTGATATGTTTATCGTGCCGGAATCAATATGTTCAAACCCATGAATAACCGAATTCATTATTAGGTTAATCAAAATCTGATTTATAGGGCCAGCCTTTGTATCAACAATTAAGGTAGGGTCGCAATCTACGTTGATTTTATGCTTTAATTTTTTAAGTCTAGGCTGCAAGGACAATAGTATCTCATTAACTAGCTGCTCGACGCAAAAACTTCGACTAGATTCTGACGATTGATCCACGGCTACCTGTTTAAAACTGCTTATTAGCTCTGCGGCGCGATTCAAATTGCGATAAATGATGTTTAAATTTTCATTACTCTCGTCTATGAAGCGCTTCATGGCACTGGCTTTCAGTGTTTTATTTTCGAAGTCCTGTTGGATAACAGCAAGACGGTCTAGCATCATGGTAGACGCTGTTACCCCAAGCCCTATTGGCGTATTTACTTCGTGGGCAACGCCCGCAACCATATCACCTAGAGAGGCCATTTTCTCATTCTGAACAATTTGCCGCTGAAATTGATGCAGTTTCTCTAACGTTTGAATAAGTTCTTGGTTTGCATCTTTCAAAGCAACGGTTCTGCTGTTAACCATGTCCTCCAAGCTTGCATTGAGCTTTCTGTGCTGCTCTTCAGATTGTCGCTGCTTCTGCACATACTCTTGCATGCGTAATAGAAGTATATTTAATGCATCAGCGAGCATGTCGAGTTCCCGAACGTCATATCCCTGGGCGCGTGCAGAGTAGTCGCGATGTCTGGAGGTTTTCTGTAGAAAATTTGATATTTTTTCCACTGGACCAGTAACTTTACGCTGCATACGGACGGCAAACATAAAGCTGATGATTAGAAGCGCAATGACAACAAAAACATTCAAGAAGATTGAGCGACCAACAAGTGCATTAAAATTTTCTGCAGAGACACGAAGATAAACCCATCCCAGCTGAATATTTGATTCACTATCGTATACTTTTGTACTCAGCTCAAGGTAACGACCTTTGTCAGACAGTACAGGTGCCATTTCTAATACCTGCAACTGGTTCTCTTTCCCACCAGTCAACAGCTGACCTTGTTTGTTGAAAGAGGCAAAATAGTCTGGAGTGGATGTGGAGCGATCGACTTTGTACACATGTGCATTAAGAACCTGATTTGCCGCTGCGAGATTTCCCAAGGCAATTTCTAATCGCTCTTCAGTATCGTCGTACAGGTATGGAGCTGAACTACTTGCAATGAGTTTTGCAAGCATGATTGCGTTTGACTCAAGCTCATGACGATAGGTTTTTATTTGCATGTGAATAGCCAGGCCGGATAAAACCAACAAAGAAAGGCACGTGATTGACATCACTACCCATAAAAAAAGGCTTCTTATTGAAAGCTTTGCTGCTTTATCCGTCATTATTTTGAGCGCAATCCATTCACGTCTGCTTTGATACAATATTGGCGTAAATTTGTATAAAAATAAAGCCATACAAAAGTAACGCGAAATATTTAGAATACCGAATCGCGATAGTAGCTAAATAATAGTGGAATAGAGTTCGCGATATTGTCTTGCCGATGCTTCCCATGTGAAGCGCGTTCTCATTCCACGTTGTTGCATTTCGCGAAATTTTACGGGGTCTTCGTAATAGGAAAGTAGCGCGCGACGAATGCAGGCCAGCAACGCTTGTGGGGTAGGTTCGTCAAACACAAAGCCAGTACCCAAGTCCTCACTTGCATGGTCAATCACAGTATCTTTAAGTCCGCCAACTGACCTTACTATAGGAATAGTGCCGTAGGCTAAGCTATACATTTGATTTAGACCACAGGGCTCAAACTGTGATGGCATCAAAAAAAAGTCAGCTCCTGCTTCAACCAAATGAGCAAACTCTGAACTAAATCCATTGATAAACGCAAATTGAGTTGGGTGTTGATGAGCGAATTCGCCCAAGTCCATACACACTGTAGGGTCGCCCGTCCCCACAATAACAAACTGGACGTTGTGCTTAATGACTTCATCAAGAATGGGCAGAATATAGCCAAAACCTTTCTGCTCAGTTAGTCTGCACACCATACCAATAAGTGGCACTTTTTCGAGTTGAGGTAGCCCTGATTTTTCTTGTAAAACACTTTTACAAGTTTGCTTTGGATGCAAGTTATCTACGCTGAAACCTTGTGGTAAGAAAGTGTCAGTTTGCGGGTTCCATTGCGTGTAGTCACAGCCGTTGAGAATACCTGTTAAATCGGCGCTTCGCTTTACCAATCGCTCGTGTAGCCCATGACTGCCGAGATCTGTAAGAAGTTCGTTAGCATAGTTTGGGCTTACTGTGGTAATTTTTGTCGCATACTCAATCCCACTTTGAAGCATATTTATATAGCCGCCGTGCACTTGAGATAAAATGTGCGGGTGGTGTCGTAAAAAAGGGATACTTTCTAATCTGTGAACGCCCTGAAATGCCGCATTATGTATTGTGAACACAGTTTTGGTGTTGGAAAAAAAACCTGATTTATCCGTTTCTAATAAAAATGGGAGCATCGCGGTATGCCAGTCGTGGCAATGAATTATGTCGGGCTTATTATCCATTGCTCTCAAAGCATGTAGCACCGCGCCACTAAAGAAACTAAATCGTTCACCATTATCTTCGTATGCATCATAAGCATCTGAGTATAAGCCGCCGCGCATGAAAAACTCGGGCAAGTCTATAAAGTACAGGTCGATTTGATTCCATTTTAAATGGCGTATATCAAAGTGATAAACCTGACCCTCAGTGAACAGCGTCTGTTTTTCTGTAGCGCAGGGCAACGCCAGTTGCTCAGCGAGGGCCTTATAGTAAGGCATAAAAATCGACACATTTTCGCCAAGCGCTTTAAGCGCTATGGGCAACGCCTTTCCTACGTCAGCTAGGCCTCCCGTTTTTACCAATTCTTCAACTTCTGAAATAGCAAATACAATATTCACAGAAAAGTCCT
It contains:
- the arcA gene encoding two-component system response regulator ArcA; the encoded protein is MQTPNVLIVEDEVVTRTTLKSLFEAEGYNVFEAENGEQMHDFFENHAINLVIMDINLPGKNGLILAREVRDRKNVGLIFLTGRDNDVDRILGLEIGADDYLTKPFNPRELTIRARNLLSRTTNSSEDDDLPSRVSFNGWTLDGDSRSLISPSGKEFRLPRSEFRALHLFLSNPGKILTREQLIMEMTGRELRPNDRTVDVTIRRIRKHFESDPTDEELIVTIHGEGYRFCGQVDG
- the glgA gene encoding glycogen synthase GlgA, which translates into the protein MNIVFAISEVEELVKTGGLADVGKALPIALKALGENVSIFMPYYKALAEQLALPCATEKQTLFTEGQVYHFDIRHLKWNQIDLYFIDLPEFFMRGGLYSDAYDAYEDNGERFSFFSGAVLHALRAMDNKPDIIHCHDWHTAMLPFLLETDKSGFFSNTKTVFTIHNAAFQGVHRLESIPFLRHHPHILSQVHGGYINMLQSGIEYATKITTVSPNYANELLTDLGSHGLHERLVKRSADLTGILNGCDYTQWNPQTDTFLPQGFSVDNLHPKQTCKSVLQEKSGLPQLEKVPLIGMVCRLTEQKGFGYILPILDEVIKHNVQFVIVGTGDPTVCMDLGEFAHQHPTQFAFINGFSSEFAHLVEAGADFFLMPSQFEPCGLNQMYSLAYGTIPIVRSVGGLKDTVIDHASEDLGTGFVFDEPTPQALLACIRRALLSYYEDPVKFREMQQRGMRTRFTWEASARQYRELYSTII
- a CDS encoding sensor histidine kinase, with product MTDKAAKLSIRSLFLWVVMSITCLSLLVLSGLAIHMQIKTYRHELESNAIMLAKLIASSSAPYLYDDTEERLEIALGNLAAANQVLNAHVYKVDRSTSTPDYFASFNKQGQLLTGGKENQLQVLEMAPVLSDKGRYLELSTKVYDSESNIQLGWVYLRVSAENFNALVGRSIFLNVFVVIALLIISFMFAVRMQRKVTGPVEKISNFLQKTSRHRDYSARAQGYDVRELDMLADALNILLLRMQEYVQKQRQSEEQHRKLNASLEDMVNSRTVALKDANQELIQTLEKLHQFQRQIVQNEKMASLGDMVAGVAHEVNTPIGLGVTASTMMLDRLAVIQQDFENKTLKASAMKRFIDESNENLNIIYRNLNRAAELISSFKQVAVDQSSESSRSFCVEQLVNEILLSLQPRLKKLKHKINVDCDPTLIVDTKAGPINQILINLIMNSVIHGFEHIDSGTINISAELVNKSKLKIVYTDDGKGIPPEIRKRIFDPFVTTKRGQGGSGLGMHLVYNLVTQALNGSISLTSEEGNGVEFVIIFPVVNANSSD
- a CDS encoding AraC family transcriptional regulator; the encoded protein is MQLSFRDIVDIGPKCFERFIDSSNAPEISDLEIELAGCSNLSGNYMVGRVSPPNHTLFYSIHGQGKFRVPSGEMLLAEGQLIILPAGQSFEVTIVSEQWDIIWVNLADSERWTPFNKRGAVIIENAMLEGLHHAMELLYLERDVENRNSAMQVVSKYLYRIIDAPLSDVHTHDEKERRQVSRLHSLFSAVEKQLQFDWDMESLSEKAHYSAPHLHRLCLQVFGRSPKQHVIHLRMTRAKSLLLSTQWPVSYIASYVGYANVFTFSKRFKKSTGLSPSAFRESEG
- a CDS encoding beta-galactosidase, which gives rise to MLNVAQVVAQNDWQNPVVFQRNRINAHSPHHGYKTLKDALHNTNAQKRSLNGQWDFRLFEAPANVPESLLSKTLSDDESANWQPIAVPSNWQLQGHDKPIYCNVKYPFAVNPPVVPKENPTGCYRTTFNVTKDELKQRNHIVFEGVNSAFHLWCNGEYVGYSQDSRLPAEFDLSGYLVEGENRLAVMVIRWSDGSYLEDQDMWWLSGIFRDVNLVTKPQHHIQDVFVTPSLDACYRDATVSVRTAINAPSSFKVGIQLFDGDNAVTEQVITGTNNKRIDEKGGWDDVVFQTLNVKEPKHWTAETPNLYRIVVSLIDDHGNAVDVEAYNVGFRNVEMKNGQLLVNGKAVLIRGVNRHEHHQLKGHAINEDDMLEDIKLLKQNNFNAVRTAHYPNHPRWYELCDEYGLYVVDEANIETHGMFPMGRLSRDPLWAGAYMARFTQMVERDKNHPCIIIWSLGNECGHGPTHDAMYGWAKSFDSSRPVQYEGGGADTSATDIIAPMYARVDTDIKDDAVPKWAIKKWLSMPGENRPVILCEYAHAMGNSLGSFDEYWKAFKEYPSLQGGFIWDWVDQGLTKYTDSGEAYWAYGGDFGDIDNDRQFCINGLLFPDRTPHPHLFEAKYCQQHLSFSLVEKDNKFELSVSSDYLFRRTDNELLRWQVLENGKPIAEATGECEIDIAPQQTQTLSLTPDITFKAGADYHLNIDVVLANDCPWANAGHVMDTAQLALVNKRGIVSFSFDDNDTANGTSELSIEAQDGMVLVRALNNVFSFNSESGLLTSWLQDAEEALSTPLEDNFFRAPLDNDIGVSEVDNPDPNAWESRWRRAGIGEWTRTCTGVNVEQGAQDVRITSLFEYHHVEKLVAATKWIYIVNAQAELSVEVEVLLDDSLPPMPRIGMQTAVPVSQENMPVTWQGRGPFENYPDRKAATRYGHYTLPISDMQTRYIFPTDNGLRSDCKALALGSVTASGHFHFSVSEYGQAQLDEAKHTCDLTPQDCVFVYIDCAHMGVGGDDSWSPSTHKAFLLEEKYYRYSVCFNAKAK